A region from the Palaemon carinicauda isolate YSFRI2023 chromosome 16, ASM3689809v2, whole genome shotgun sequence genome encodes:
- the LOC137655282 gene encoding uncharacterized protein, with amino-acid sequence MVPTLFSDHIGLSIHYSFPTTSTPMHNRTCITILPKYQPTYISYMTNLLPTFDLHCPEKLYSLLVSTTHAFHTRYIRKPHIRYRVGAMTLDNRISQAEKKAMDDGLAFMRQPSPETLHQYQLSRDDLVALQQCVQTDSWHKLTDSINHQTNIGSLWHLINRIVKKKPPSVLHHSPAQYAQELINEWSPQSRTINLPAHIQDSLSSQKNHRALRLSSALLNSHEKDDVPITKEELRRALAKSKKSAPGDHGITYAVLCTLIKVPGNPRLQLYNLCLCLGYVPLAWTHSTIVPVPKPGSDKFRPISLTSCFCKGEYLVHFLFTILLHRLLSLLPNTDNTTITCYADNICIHSTSPEHLQCFLSSFYESASSCGLIISPGKNRIFSPSPARNLPEFTVGNDIVPLYTQYIYLAAPVRITPSIPARERVHPIVQDLLARLQRRLTPLNWLTNYSAGVYIPVTRTIYIAFNRSVIDYLSPALFQLSRSTLHPLEKFQNQAMRFILGCPASTRIVSMKHELRLPPLVERIYSNVTYFIIKCLYYTHLSPHYSNIIRNSLNLDVPRPQLRQGGHKLVSTVCSSIRGLDINIVAENVDHGLAPWQTPVPAISYTPVSKTDLPQLQQQRALETIDSLSSSLSVAHHLYKDISLQQDGRAGCAVFSPLLEPPPEGGTGRRLPKSPSSTYCELHGLLDAVILIKRTRNNGLIICDSQPALQALSSHKPAY; translated from the exons ATGGTTCCTacgctcttctctgatcacattggtctcAGCATCCATTATTCCTTTCCCACTACATCTACTCCAATGCACAATCGTACTTGCATCACAATTCTGCCTAAGTACCAGCCTACGTACATTTCATACATGACTAACCTTCTCCCTACATTTGACCTCCACTGTCCtgagaaactttactccttacttgttagtaccacacatgctttccacacacGATACATCAGAAAGCCACATATCAGATATCGTGTTGGTGCCATGACACTAGATAATCGAATTTCTCAGGCAGAAAAGAAGGCAatggatgatggccttgcctttatgagacaaccaagtcctgagactttgcaccagtatcaactatcaagagatgatctagttgctctacaaCAATGTGTGcaaacagattcctggcacaaattaacagacagcatcaaccatcaaacaaATATCGGTTCCCtgtggcacctcatcaacaggattgtgaagaagaaacccccaagtgtcctccaccacagtcctgctcagtatgcacaggaACTTATTAATGAGTGGTCACcacagtcacgaaccatcaaccttccagctcatatacaagactctctctcctcacaaaaaaaccatcgtgccttacgtctcagttccgccttactgaACAGTCATGAAAAGGACgatgtacccataactaaggaagagctacgacGAGCCTTAGCAAAGAGTAAGAAGTCAGCTCCCGGTGATCatggcatcacctatgcagtcctttgcacactcataaaagtaCCTGGTAACCCTCGCCTCCAgctctacaacctctgcctctgcctgggatatgtgcccctagcttggactcatagtacaattgtacccgtTCCCAAGCCCGGCTCTGACAAATTtcgtcctatctccctcacctcctgtttctgcaaa ggggagtacttagtccattttttatttactattctcCTTCATCGCCTTCTCTCCTTGCTTCCTaatactgataacacaaccatcacttgctacgcGGACAATATTTGCATTCACTCAACATCTCCAGAACACTTGcaatgcttcctttcttccttctatgaatcagcatcctcctgtggcCTTATCATCTCCCCTGGAAAAAATAGAATCTTCTCCCCAAGCCcagcaaggaatctaccagaatttacAGTGGGGAACGATATTGTACCTTTATACACACAATATATCTATTTGGCAGCGCCAGtgcgaattacaccatccattccagcaagagagagagtacatcccattgttcaagatctgctggcccggttacagcgacgcctgactcctctcaattggcttactaattattctgcaggagtatatATCCCAGTTaccagaaccatatatattgctttcaaccgctcagtgatagattatctttcccctgcactatttcaactctccagatcaactctacacccacttgaaaaattccagaaccaagcaatgagatttattctaggttgtccagcatccactagaattgtaagCATGAAACACgaactccgtctccctccactcgttgagagaatatactccaatgtcacctacttcattatcaaatgcctgtattacactcacctgtctcctcactattcaaacatcatcagaaaTTCTCTCAATCTAGATGTacctcgtccacaactacgccAGGGGGGACATAaactagttagtactgtctgttcaagcattcgggggcttgacatcaacatcgtggcagagaacgtggatcatggccttgcaccctggcagactcctgtgccggcaatctcttacactccagtctctaagactgacttgcctcaacttcaacaacaacgtgcattggagaccatcgacagTCTATCCTCATCCCtcagtgtagcccatcacctctacaaAGACATCTCCCTACAGCAGGATGGCAGagctggatgtgctgttttctccccccttttggaacccccgccagagggcggaacaggccgtcgcctcccaaagtcaccaagctccacgtattgtgaactacatggacttctagacgcagttattttaatcaaacggaccagaaacaacggcttgatcatctgcgactcgcaaccagcactccaagccctttcatcaCATAAGCCAGCATACTAG